A genomic window from Corynebacterium fournieri includes:
- the frr gene encoding ribosome recycling factor, whose amino-acid sequence MIDDVLLDAEERMTSSVEHTRDELATIRTGRANPAMFNGVMADFYGSPTPINQMATISVPEPRMLLIKPYDMSTMGEIENAIRNSDLGVNPTDDGQVIRVTIPQLTEERRKDLVKMAKQKGEEGKIAIRNVRRQGMEALKKIQKDGDAGEDEVTTAEKALDKSTQGFVGQIDELVQRKESELLEV is encoded by the coding sequence ATGATTGATGACGTTTTGCTGGACGCTGAAGAGCGCATGACCTCCTCCGTCGAGCACACCCGCGACGAGCTTGCCACCATCCGCACCGGCCGCGCGAACCCGGCCATGTTCAACGGCGTGATGGCGGACTTCTACGGCTCGCCCACCCCGATCAACCAGATGGCCACGATCTCGGTGCCGGAGCCTCGCATGCTGCTGATCAAGCCGTACGACATGTCCACCATGGGCGAGATCGAAAACGCCATCCGCAACTCCGACCTCGGCGTCAACCCGACGGACGACGGCCAGGTCATCCGCGTGACCATCCCGCAGCTGACGGAGGAGCGCCGCAAGGACCTGGTCAAGATGGCCAAGCAGAAGGGCGAGGAAGGCAAGATTGCCATCCGTAACGTGCGCCGCCAGGGCATGGAAGCGCTGAAGAAGATTCAGAAGGACGGCGACGCCGGCGAGGACGAGGTCACCACCGCCGAAAAGGCGCTGGACAAGTCCACCCAGGGCTTTGTCGGCCAGATCGACGAGCTTGTGCAGCGCAAGGAGTCCGAGCTGCTGGAGGTCTAA
- a CDS encoding amidase family protein has protein sequence MPHPAFTFVAEAGTALTGPAGGRLSGWRIPVKDGTDVAGMPTTNGNPARAYTASDTDPFVQLLIDAGASVTAKTLTSELGATCYAERPGVPVLESPAYPGCTPGGSSAGAAVVVADGTERAAHGTDAGGSIRVPAAACGVVGLKLASRQLPAHGFLTRNVGDLISLTGWEVPAPRRLRIGVLTRGVFARPEVSDRRGADVEKLAALLGRRHDVVEISPYAESRETYAHFSTLIQHSFKSVDPLDSEYIGWLWEMARRLTPEQIGAARAHAGELLGLVAAQWDVDAVLCPTLAYDPPPLGYFSALSPAESFHAQTEWSPWCSVFNMLGTPAIALADVHLGSLRLSGPELLGLALEAERLLTD, from the coding sequence ATGCCGCACCCAGCCTTCACATTCGTCGCCGAAGCGGGCACTGCGCTGACAGGGCCGGCCGGCGGGCGTCTTTCTGGCTGGCGGATCCCAGTCAAGGACGGCACGGATGTCGCGGGCATGCCCACCACTAACGGCAACCCCGCCCGCGCGTACACCGCGAGCGACACGGACCCGTTTGTGCAGTTGCTTATCGACGCAGGCGCAAGCGTGACCGCCAAAACGTTGACGTCTGAACTGGGCGCTACCTGCTACGCGGAGCGACCTGGTGTGCCCGTGCTCGAGTCCCCTGCCTACCCCGGCTGCACTCCCGGCGGGTCCTCCGCGGGCGCCGCAGTGGTCGTAGCCGACGGGACGGAACGCGCGGCGCACGGCACCGACGCGGGCGGGTCCATCCGTGTGCCAGCCGCCGCCTGCGGGGTGGTGGGGCTGAAGCTTGCCAGCCGGCAACTCCCCGCCCACGGCTTTCTCACCCGCAACGTCGGAGACCTAATTTCACTCACAGGCTGGGAGGTTCCGGCTCCGCGCAGGCTGCGCATCGGCGTGCTCACCCGCGGCGTGTTCGCCCGCCCAGAAGTCTCGGACAGGCGCGGAGCTGACGTCGAAAAGCTCGCTGCACTCTTAGGCCGCCGCCACGACGTCGTTGAAATTTCCCCCTACGCCGAATCGCGTGAAACCTACGCCCACTTCAGCACCCTGATCCAGCACTCGTTCAAATCCGTCGATCCGCTGGACAGCGAATACATCGGGTGGTTGTGGGAAATGGCGCGGCGGCTCACCCCGGAACAGATCGGCGCGGCGCGCGCGCACGCGGGTGAACTGCTTGGCCTTGTCGCGGCGCAATGGGACGTCGATGCGGTGCTCTGCCCCACCCTCGCGTACGACCCGCCGCCGCTCGGCTATTTTTCCGCGCTGAGCCCCGCGGAGAGTTTCCACGCGCAGACCGAGTGGTCGCCGTGGTGCTCGGTGTTCAACATGCTGGGCACCCCCGCCATTGCCCTTGCGGATGTACACCTCGGCAGCCTGCGGCTGTCTGGCCCGGAGCTGCTCGGCCTGGCGCTAGAGGCCGAGCGGTTGCTCACCGACTAG
- the pyrH gene encoding UMP kinase, which yields MLKLGGEMFGGGKVGIDPDVVESVARQIADVARGGTEVAVVIGGGNFFRGAQLQQRGMDRARSDYMGMLGTVMNCLALQDFLQQMGVDCRVQTAINMAQIAEPYLPLRAARHLEKGRVVIFGAGMGMPYFSTDTTAAQRALEIGCEVLLMAKAVDGVYDSDPRENPDAKMYSEISPREVIEHGLKVADATAFSLCMDNNMPILVFNLLEEGNIARAVSGEQVGTLVA from the coding sequence ATGCTGAAGTTGGGCGGTGAAATGTTCGGTGGTGGCAAGGTCGGCATCGACCCGGACGTGGTCGAGTCCGTTGCCCGCCAGATCGCCGATGTGGCACGCGGCGGCACCGAGGTGGCAGTGGTCATCGGCGGCGGCAACTTCTTCCGTGGTGCGCAGCTGCAGCAGCGCGGGATGGACCGCGCGCGCTCGGACTACATGGGCATGTTGGGCACGGTGATGAACTGTCTCGCGTTGCAGGACTTCCTTCAGCAGATGGGCGTGGACTGCCGCGTGCAAACCGCTATCAATATGGCGCAGATTGCAGAGCCATACCTGCCGCTGCGCGCTGCGCGTCACCTGGAGAAGGGCCGTGTGGTCATCTTCGGCGCCGGCATGGGCATGCCTTACTTCTCCACCGACACCACGGCCGCACAGCGCGCCCTGGAGATCGGCTGCGAGGTGCTGCTGATGGCCAAGGCGGTCGACGGCGTGTACGACTCCGACCCGCGCGAAAACCCGGACGCGAAGATGTACTCGGAGATTTCCCCGCGCGAGGTGATCGAGCACGGTTTGAAGGTGGCCGACGCCACGGCGTTTAGCCTCTGCATGGACAACAACATGCCCATTTTGGTGTTCAACCTGTTGGAGGAGGGCAACATTGCCCGCGCTGTCTCCGGAGAGCAGGTGGGAACGCTCGTGGCCTAG
- the tsf gene encoding translation elongation factor Ts: MANYTAADVKKLREITGSGMLDCKKALEETDGDFDKAVENLRIKGAKDVGKRAERNALEGLVAVSGNTIVEINSETDFVAKNQEFKDLAAQIADAAAAVKANSEEELANADVNGETAHDVLERLSAKIGEKLQLRRAATVEGDKVEAYLHQKAADLPPAVGVLVAYTGDNAEAAHQVALQIAAMKARYLNQEAVPADVVEKERAVQEEITRNEGKPEAAIAKIVEGRMGGFFKDVVLLDQPSLADSKKTVKQYTEENGIEVTDFVRYEVGQA; the protein is encoded by the coding sequence ATGGCGAACTACACTGCTGCTGACGTCAAGAAGCTCCGCGAGATCACCGGCTCCGGCATGCTCGACTGCAAGAAGGCACTCGAGGAGACCGACGGCGACTTCGATAAGGCCGTCGAGAACCTCCGCATCAAGGGCGCGAAGGATGTGGGCAAGCGCGCTGAGCGCAACGCCCTCGAGGGCCTGGTCGCCGTCTCCGGCAACACCATCGTCGAGATCAACTCCGAGACCGACTTCGTGGCCAAGAACCAGGAGTTCAAGGACCTCGCCGCTCAGATCGCTGACGCTGCCGCCGCTGTGAAGGCGAACTCCGAGGAGGAGCTGGCGAACGCAGACGTGAACGGCGAGACCGCGCACGACGTGCTGGAGCGCCTCTCCGCAAAGATCGGCGAGAAGCTGCAGCTGCGCCGCGCCGCCACCGTCGAGGGTGACAAGGTCGAGGCTTACCTCCACCAGAAGGCCGCGGACCTGCCGCCGGCCGTCGGCGTGCTCGTCGCTTACACCGGCGACAACGCTGAGGCCGCACACCAGGTCGCTCTGCAGATCGCCGCGATGAAGGCTCGCTACCTCAACCAGGAGGCTGTGCCGGCGGACGTCGTGGAGAAGGAGCGCGCGGTCCAGGAAGAGATCACCCGCAACGAGGGCAAGCCGGAAGCTGCCATCGCCAAGATCGTCGAGGGCCGCATGGGCGGCTTCTTCAAGGACGTCGTGCTGCTGGACCAGCCGTCGCTGGCCGACTCTAAGAAGACCGTCAAGCAGTACACCGAGGAAAACGGCATCGAGGTCACCGACTTCGTCCGTTACGAGGTCGGCCAGGCGTAA
- the rpsB gene encoding 30S ribosomal protein S2, translated as MAVVTMSELLDAGVHFGHQTRRWNPKMRRFIFTDRNGIYIIDLQQTLTYIDEAYEFVKETVAHGGTILFVGTKKQAQEPIQEEAQRVGMPYVTHRWLGGMLTNFQTVSKRIGRMKELQAMDAAEDGYAGRGKKEVLMLTRERIKLERVLGGIADMTKAPSALWIVDTNKEHIAVNEAQKLRIPVVAVLDTNCDPDVVDFPIPGNDDAIGAVKLLTHIVGEAVIAGKQQREERKLASARDAAGDSDAKRQAEASEAAAQAAASEEVSAADAAKAAAAAETAAPQEVAEVEQPHAVRAAEQAKANESGDESATQA; from the coding sequence ATGGCAGTTGTAACCATGAGTGAACTCCTCGACGCTGGTGTGCACTTCGGCCACCAGACGCGTCGCTGGAACCCGAAGATGCGCCGCTTCATCTTCACCGACCGCAACGGCATCTACATCATCGATCTGCAGCAGACGCTGACCTACATTGATGAGGCATACGAGTTTGTCAAGGAAACCGTCGCTCACGGCGGCACCATCCTGTTCGTCGGCACCAAGAAGCAGGCACAGGAGCCGATCCAGGAAGAGGCGCAGCGCGTCGGCATGCCGTACGTCACGCACCGCTGGCTGGGCGGCATGCTCACCAACTTCCAGACCGTGTCCAAGCGCATCGGCCGCATGAAGGAACTGCAGGCCATGGACGCAGCCGAGGACGGCTACGCCGGCCGCGGCAAGAAGGAAGTCCTCATGCTCACCCGCGAGCGCATCAAGCTCGAGCGTGTGCTGGGCGGCATCGCCGACATGACCAAGGCGCCGTCTGCGCTGTGGATCGTGGACACGAACAAGGAGCACATCGCCGTCAACGAGGCGCAGAAGCTGCGCATCCCGGTTGTGGCAGTGCTGGACACCAACTGCGACCCGGATGTCGTCGACTTCCCGATCCCGGGCAACGACGACGCCATCGGCGCCGTGAAGCTGCTCACCCACATCGTGGGCGAGGCTGTCATCGCCGGTAAGCAGCAGCGCGAGGAGCGTAAGCTCGCTTCCGCACGCGACGCTGCAGGCGACAGCGACGCAAAGCGTCAGGCTGAGGCCTCTGAAGCTGCTGCCCAGGCTGCAGCTTCCGAGGAAGTCTCCGCCGCCGACGCAGCGAAGGCTGCTGCCGCTGCCGAGACCGCAGCTCCGCAGGAGGTCGCCGAGGTCGAGCAGCCGCACGCTGTCCGTGCAGCTGAGCAGGCCAAGGCCAACGAGTCTGGCGACGAGTCTGCAACCCAGGCGTAA
- a CDS encoding M23 family metallopeptidase — translation MRLSTILRPTTALFSLPLFFTLLAAAPAAAWVDPAAGTPYPAAVARPADIPEQNWKPGHRGVDLPLRVGEPVLASGDGVVAFAGAVAGTPVLSIDHPGGIRTTYQPVRTTFKVGEQVREGQEVGTLVHAPAGFAGSHDGLHWGALTGKDSYIDPLTLLESPRIRLKPLDGATTRGDAPGRRRA, via the coding sequence ATGCGCTTATCGACGATCCTTCGGCCCACCACCGCCTTGTTCTCCCTGCCCCTCTTTTTCACCCTTCTCGCCGCCGCCCCGGCAGCGGCCTGGGTCGACCCGGCCGCCGGCACGCCGTATCCGGCTGCCGTTGCCCGCCCCGCGGACATCCCGGAGCAGAACTGGAAGCCCGGCCACAGAGGCGTCGACCTCCCGTTGCGCGTCGGCGAGCCGGTGCTCGCGTCAGGCGACGGCGTGGTCGCCTTCGCCGGTGCGGTCGCCGGCACGCCCGTGCTCTCCATCGACCACCCAGGCGGCATCCGCACCACCTACCAACCGGTGCGCACCACGTTCAAGGTCGGCGAGCAGGTGCGCGAAGGCCAAGAAGTGGGCACCCTCGTGCACGCGCCCGCGGGGTTTGCCGGCTCCCACGACGGCCTGCACTGGGGCGCACTGACAGGCAAGGACTCGTACATCGACCCGCTGACGCTGCTCGAGTCGCCGCGCATCCGCCTCAAGCCCCTGGACGGTGCCACTACGCGCGGGGATGCGCCTGGTCGTAGACGCGCTTGA
- a CDS encoding tyrosine recombinase XerC — protein sequence MSEQLGQLQAAVEDFAEHAELVLGRSPNTVKGYVADLKGLAGYADTFDAFTLDALRRWLADALAAGKSRATLARRTAAARAFSTWAYRQGYIGTDAAARLKAPKVNRPLPAVVQGERAGKLVEADTADDAHPAEHLRDRAMLELLYATGIRVGELTGLDIGDVDLARGLAHVTGKGNKQRVVPFGSEAAAAVSEWLEFGRGELAGETSAMFVGSRGGRIDQRQVRRVVERAGQRAGVEQVSPHTLRHTTATHMLEGGADLRVVQEMLGHTSLQTTQIYTHVSAQRLKRVYDQAHPRA from the coding sequence ATGAGTGAACAGCTGGGGCAGTTGCAGGCGGCGGTGGAGGACTTCGCCGAACATGCCGAACTCGTCCTCGGCCGCTCCCCGAACACGGTCAAGGGCTACGTAGCGGACCTCAAGGGGCTTGCCGGCTACGCGGACACGTTCGACGCGTTTACCCTCGACGCTCTGCGGCGCTGGCTGGCTGACGCCCTCGCCGCCGGCAAAAGCCGTGCGACCCTGGCGCGCCGCACCGCCGCCGCCCGGGCGTTTTCCACGTGGGCGTACCGCCAGGGATACATCGGCACCGACGCCGCCGCGCGCTTAAAGGCTCCGAAGGTGAACCGTCCCTTACCCGCCGTGGTGCAAGGCGAGCGCGCCGGAAAACTCGTGGAGGCGGACACGGCCGACGACGCCCACCCGGCCGAGCACCTGCGCGACAGGGCCATGCTCGAACTGCTCTACGCCACCGGGATCCGCGTCGGCGAGCTCACCGGACTCGACATCGGCGACGTGGACCTTGCCCGTGGGCTGGCCCATGTTACCGGCAAGGGCAACAAGCAGCGCGTCGTGCCGTTCGGCAGCGAAGCTGCGGCCGCGGTGTCTGAATGGCTCGAATTCGGCCGCGGCGAACTCGCCGGCGAAACGTCAGCCATGTTCGTCGGCTCACGGGGCGGACGCATCGACCAGCGCCAAGTGCGGCGGGTGGTGGAGCGCGCCGGGCAGCGCGCGGGCGTGGAACAGGTCAGCCCCCACACACTGCGCCACACCACCGCCACCCACATGCTCGAGGGCGGGGCAGACCTGCGCGTCGTGCAAGAGATGCTCGGACACACCAGCCTGCAAACCACGCAGATCTACACCCACGTGTCCGCGCAACGGCTCAAGCGCGTCTACGACCAGGCGCATCCCCGCGCGTAG